DNA from Oncorhynchus masou masou isolate Uvic2021 chromosome 5, UVic_Omas_1.1, whole genome shotgun sequence:
GGATCCAGAGCAGACAGCTGGGAAGGCCAAGCCTTACGTCTTCACCCAGGGCCAGGCCGTGCTCAACCGCTCCTTCTTCCCCTGCTTTGACACGCCGGCCGTCAAGAGCACCTACTCGGCCGCCGTGAAGGTGAGCCCCTGGACTGGACTCTGAATGAGCCAATGTCCATGGGAGGATAACCACAGAGTCATTGCTGTCTCAGTCTTTTTCTCTTTGCAGGATAATTAAGCTTCTGTGTTTTTCCTTTTTGTCATTCACATCTTTTTTGTCTATTATCCTGTTTATTCTATTTTGCCCTGTCATTCAACTTCATGTGCTTtgcctggtgtgttgtgttcacTCGTTTTTCAATACTTAAAGCACTTTGAATTTTAGGTCTAGTATTAACACACATTGCTGAAAAAGCTCTTAATGTATGGTGGGAACCTCACCTTATCCACCATTCCGACTACTTTGTCTGTATTAGTAATGGATATTGGTACCATTATCGATCATGACTCTGTCCGAAGACTGCCCTGTCTGCCTCCACAGGTTCCTGATGGTTTCACAGCAGTCATGAGTGCCAGTAAGGGAGAACACAGGATGGCAGACAACACGTTCCTGTTCACCATGGAACAGCCCATCCCCTCCTACCTGGTGGCCTTGGCTGTAGGAGACTTGGTCTCTGCGGAGGTGGGGCCAAGGTGAAAGAGTCTAcgttgttttatttaacctttatttatctaggcaagtcaattaagaacaaattcttatttacaatgacggcctaggaacagtgggttaactgccttgttcaggggcagaatgacaactctgggatttgatcgagcaaacttttggttactggctcaatgctctaaccactaggctacctgccgcccctggtGGCCTTGGataggtcccagatctgtttgtgctgttgaTTTGTTTGTGCTCAAGCCAAATATGACAATTCCACAAGGAATTGTCAAGAGATCAGAAATAGACTGGCACCCATTCCAGGCCTCTAAATCTTGTGACAGTTTGACAATTTGTTTTGGTCAAGTAAGGGGCGTAATTTGATAGTGTTAAGCCTTCTGCTTCTAGTATAGACCTCACCTAACCTCACGGTAGGTACAAGACAAAATTCCTCTCCTGTCTAAAGCATTTATTGATAACAACCTGGGCGTGTTGGTCATTGACCCGCAAAATGCATTCTCTGTGTCAGActgagtagagagatgagaatcAAAAAGCAGGGTGAATGTTCAACTTGAATGAAGTTTGAACTTGAATGAAAACTGCACTTGCTACTTATGGGCCATATAATGCTGCTGAAGAATGTGCTTTGAAGAACATGCATGATAGTGTTTGCCTATGGAGTTTCAATGCTTGGTAGTAATTGTAAATCTATATCTTTTAGGACCCGAGTATGGACAGAGCCATGCCTGCTGCAGGCAGCCAAGCAGGAGTATGACGGAGTCATCGAGGAATTTCTGGTTGTGGGGGAGAAACTATTTGGACCCTACGTCTGGGGAAGGTGAAATTCCCTAAATAACAATATGGTCCAATACTTCAGTGGTCAGTCAACAACCCTGGTTCTGAAGCGCTACAGGGAATGTAGGATTgattgattagttgaatcaggtgtctTAGTGCTAGGCTAGAATAGAAAATGCACACGGTAGCTCTTTCCATGACTAGGGATGGTGTCCACTGACTTTGCTCTTGCAGTGTCATGACTTATTCTGCTTATAAACATACATAATTGGTTCGTCCCCTCAGGTATGACGTGCTGTTCATGCCACCGTCATTCCCCTTCGGCGGTATGGAGAACCCCTGCCTCACTTTCGTCACCCCCTGCCTCCTGGCCGGAGACCGCTCACTGGCTGACGTCATTGTGCACGAGATCTGCCACAGCTGGTTCGGTAATCTGGTAACCAATGCCAACTGGGGTGACTTCTGGCTCAACGAGGGCTTCACAATGTACGCCCAGCGCCGGGTGTGCAGGGAGATCTACGGTAAGAGactgtcaatcaatcaaattgaatttataaagccctttcttCAACAGCATAGTACATCACTTTGTCACAGTTtgtctactgtagaccagggctctccaaccatgttcctggagagctactgtccagTTGGTTTCACTCCAACTTTAATCAAGTGCCCCTAATTTTCATAATTAGCTGGTTTAttagctgaatcaggttagttacaactgaggttggagtgaacctacaggaaggtagctctccagaaaTAGAATTGGCGAGCCCTGCTGTAGCAATGTATGATGGGCTCATCCTCAAGTCTCACAACTCTTTCCATTTGAAAGTAAACAGTAGTTGTCTACACAGCTATTTGTGCACACCTGGCTGTCTTATCACTCTCAAAGCCCTGATGTCTATTGTGTTGTTATTTGTAGGAGAGGCCATCACTAGTCTGGAGGCAGCGACTGGGAGAGCTTTACTCAGACAGCACATGGACAACACCGGAGAGGACCACCCTCTCAATAAACTGCGTGTGAAGATCAAACCaggtcagactgtttacatttaCCCTTGACTGCTAAGGCTAAAGCCAAAACCAATTCCATTAGTATCCCAGTGGTCTTAGTTTAATTAGTAGTTGATCTGACTGAGATTTGCCTATGGAGCTGCAGACCCAATAGAACTGATACACTTGATCATGACTGCTCAAGTTAaagcaaaacattttatttttgtccCATCCCTCAGGTGTTGACCCTGATGACACTTACAATGAGACGCCTTATGAGAAGGGCTTCTGTTTTGTCTCTTACCTGGCCCACCTGGCTGGAGACCAGAGTCACTTCGATGCCTTCCTCAAGGTTGGTGTTGCTTCTCATtatacggtgccttcagaaagtattcataccccttgacttactccacattttgttgttacagcctgaattaaaaatgtatttatatatgtaattttaatgacaaagtgaaaacatgttttttgacaAGTTTGAACACTTATTGAAaatttaaatacagaaatatctattCACACCACTTTGCtctgacactccaaattgagctccgatgcatccaatttcctttgatcatccttgagatgtcactacaacttgattggagtccacctgtagacAATTCagttgtttggacatgatttagaaagaaacacacctgtctatataagcagtggtggaaaagtacTAATTTGtctttacttgagtaaaagtaaagatgcattaatagaaaatgactcaagtgaaagtcacccagtaaaatactacttgagtaaaagtatttggttttaaatatacttaagtatcaaaagtaattggatcattgtcctgtcaaaatgtaatgagtacttttgggtgttacggaaaatgtatggagtataaagtacataattttattttggaatgtagtgaagtaaaagttaacaaaaatatgaatagtacaacaaaacttaagtaaaaatactttaaagtactacttaagtactttataccactgtATATAAGGTTttacagttgaaagtgcatgtcaaaGCAGAGACTATACCATGAATTCCAAGGACCAGTCTGTAGCTCTCTGAGatgtgatgaggcatatatctggggaagggtataaaactatttctagagtgttgaacgtttccaagagcacagtggttgGCATCATTTGAAAATTGgaaaaatatggaactacccagactctgcttAGAGCTGGTCGTCCGACCAAACTAAGGaaccgggcaagaaggaccttggtcaggggggtgaccaagaacccaatgaccactctgacagaagtacagagttccttggctgagatagGAGaagctgccagaaggacaacagtccctacagcacttcaccaatctgggctttatggaaaagtggccaaatggaagccactcctgaaaaaaaggcacatgatagcacgcctggagtttgcaaaaagacaCGTGAATGAATTCAcgtggcaaaatattctgtggtctgatgaattaaaaaaataaatacttggcctgaatgcaaagcactatgtctggcgaaaaccaggcacagctaaTCACCCGTcgaacaccatccctactgtgaagcatagggGTGGTAACATCATACTCTGGGCatgtttttcagcgtcagggaCTGGTAAGGATAAAGGGAACAATCAATGGAGTCAAATAcgggcaaatccttgatgaggacctgcttcagagtgcaaacgacCTTAGGCTAGAGTGAAAATGTTACATTCCAACAGGAGAATGACCCCAAGgatacagccaaagcaatgctggaatggcttcagaaaaATAATGTgaaggtccttgagtggccaaagCCCAGACATGAAACCCATTGAGAGACTGctaggtgtgaatacttacagtaccagtaaaaagtttggacacctactcattccagggtttttcttctattttctacattgtagaataatagtgaagacatcaaatatgtgaatatgtgggaactccttcaagactgatggaaaagcattccaggtgaagctggttgagagaatgccaagagtgtgcaaagctgtcatcaaggcaaagggtggctaatttgaagaatatatttttttggtctttgctattattctacaatgtagaaaaaagtcaaACTAAAGAAACTCATTCCAGAGTatgtgtgtcaacttttgacctgtcggtctgtgtgtgtctgtctgtctgagtgagtgAGGGCAACAGTCTGACATGTGGGTGTTTCTTCTCACAGGCCTACATTGACAAGTTCAAATTCCGCAGTGTTATGGCAGAGGACGCTCTGGAGTTCTTCCTGGAGTATTTCCCTGACCTGAAGAAGAAAGGAGTAGATATGATTAAGGGTAAAACACAGTAGTTGCTTTTAGAGTGTTGGATTGGCCTTTTTAGGGTCGTATTTGCCTTTTTAGAATGAGTATTTAAGCTTGGAAGTGAGATTGTAACAGCAAACTGACCTCACTCTCCTTGTGGTCTCTTTGCTAGGTCTGGAATTTGATAGCTGGCTCAATGTGCCCGGTtggcctccctacctccctgacCTGTCGGCTGGCAAGAGCCTGATGAAGCCTGCTGAGCAGCTGTCAGAGCTGTGGGCTGCCGAGGTCCTGGATATGGCCAGCATCAAGAAGACCAACATCCAGGCCTGGAAGACTAATCAGGCTGTCTACTTCTTGGAAAAGATCATAGAGAAGTCCCCACTCCCTAGAGGTAGGACACGATGGTAACAACACTTCTGTACGGATATCCTTAGCACAATCGTTTTTCTGAAGATGCATGTGATTCACCCCAATTCCTCAGTGTGTGGATCTCTATTCTTTATATCATTACTTTACTTTTTGTAACTTGCACCTGCAAGTCTGGATGTGCGTACACTACTTTTGAAATGAGTCACACCAATGATGTACCATCCCACCGACTTTGATAAGGTAATATGGAGAAACTGGAGGAGCAGTACCCTCACATCGTGATGTCAAACAACGCTGAGCTACGACTGCGCTGGGCCCAGATCGTCGCCAAGAATCATCACCAGCCAGGATATCAACATGTGCGCAGCTTCCTCAGCTGCCAGGTCAGA
Protein-coding regions in this window:
- the rnpep gene encoding aminopeptidase B isoform X1, translating into MEKPLKLHSDLAEDVATSSSFRQFKIKHFHLDLSVDFEKRTLRGTETLQLKCIQDSQSELLLDIHPSLSMQEVSYCRSEDDSDSVKVEFMTRNFTSYGTTLVVKFPAPCKIEEQFRVVVKFLASDGPGVCWLDPEQTAGKAKPYVFTQGQAVLNRSFFPCFDTPAVKSTYSAAVKVPDGFTAVMSASKGEHRMADNTFLFTMEQPIPSYLVALAVGDLVSAEVGPRTRVWTEPCLLQAAKQEYDGVIEEFLVVGEKLFGPYVWGRYDVLFMPPSFPFGGMENPCLTFVTPCLLAGDRSLADVIVHEICHSWFGNLVTNANWGDFWLNEGFTMYAQRRVCREIYGEAITSLEAATGRALLRQHMDNTGEDHPLNKLRVKIKPGVDPDDTYNETPYEKGFCFVSYLAHLAGDQSHFDAFLKAYIDKFKFRSVMAEDALEFFLEYFPDLKKKGVDMIKGLEFDSWLNVPGWPPYLPDLSAGKSLMKPAEQLSELWAAEVLDMASIKKTNIQAWKTNQAVYFLEKIIEKSPLPRGNMEKLEEQYPHIVMSNNAELRLRWAQIVAKNHHQPGYQHVRSFLSCQGKQKYTLPVYRALWNGSEETRALATEIFSATSHQLHVNVRNYVKKILACAPS
- the rnpep gene encoding aminopeptidase B isoform X2, yielding MEKPLKLHSDLAEDVATSSSFRQFKIKHFHLDLSVDFEKRTLRGTETLQLKCIQDSQSELLLDIHPSLSMQEVSYCRSEDDSDSVKVEFMTRNFTSYGTTLVVKFPAPCKIEEQFRVVVKFLASDGPGISWLEPAQTAEKKEPFLYTSGFPVLNRSLFPGFHTPMTKSPYSVAVKVPDGFTAVMSASKGEHRMADNTFLFTMEQPIPSYLVALAVGDLVSAEVGPRTRVWTEPCLLQAAKQEYDGVIEEFLVVGEKLFGPYVWGRYDVLFMPPSFPFGGMENPCLTFVTPCLLAGDRSLADVIVHEICHSWFGNLVTNANWGDFWLNEGFTMYAQRRVCREIYGEAITSLEAATGRALLRQHMDNTGEDHPLNKLRVKIKPGVDPDDTYNETPYEKGFCFVSYLAHLAGDQSHFDAFLKAYIDKFKFRSVMAEDALEFFLEYFPDLKKKGVDMIKGLEFDSWLNVPGWPPYLPDLSAGKSLMKPAEQLSELWAAEVLDMASIKKTNIQAWKTNQAVYFLEKIIEKSPLPRGNMEKLEEQYPHIVMSNNAELRLRWAQIVAKNHHQPGYQHVRSFLSCQGKQKYTLPVYRALWNGSEETRALATEIFSATSHQLHVNVRNYVKKILACAPS